ATTTTCGATCCATGCCTATCACTACCGCTATCGTGATGTCTTGCGCTTTTTGAGAACAGAACTCTTTTTCCCAATGGACGATCCAACTTCAGTTGAAGAATGGTGTATCCAGCGAAATGAATGGCGCAAAAAAATTGATGTGACTGAAAATGTTGTTTTGGCTTATGGGTACGAAGGCTATCATTGGGAAAAAAAAGCGGATTGGCGTTTTATCCGCTATGACTTTGAAACAGAGGAACAAGATGATACTGAATTGATTGAAAAAGAATCGAACGATGTACGTAAAATGATTCAGCAAACAGTTCCAACATTTTTCAAAAAAATCGAAAAAGCTAAAAATGGCATAGAAGCAGCAGAGTATTTTTACCATTTTTTAGTCAATAACGGTGTAGAAAAGCAATTAATGATGTGGCGAAACCAAGCAATTGAAAGTGGTCAGCTGGAAGATGCGAGAAATCATGAACAAACGTGGGAAGCCTTAATGACTTTATTTGATGAATTCGTAACGATTTATGGAGAGGATTCCTTTGATTTAGCAACATTTGAAGAGGTCTTTTCTAGTGGATTGGAAGGATTACGTTACAACAAAGTGCCGACAGCTATTGACCAAGTTCAAGTACGTGCACTAGATTTAGCTCGACCAGGTCAGGCGAAAGTTATTTTTGCTATTGGGCTGACGGATCAAGTTTTACCGCAAAAATTTGATAACAAGACTTTGCTTTCTGATGAAGAAAGATTGGTTGTGAACGATCAATTAGATGATAGTCAATTTTTATTAAAAGATACAAGGAAAAGCATTGCTAAAGAACCCTTTAATGCATATATTATGTTTGCATCTGCGACAGAGCACTTGTATCTTTCTTATCCAAGTGTGAAAGATACTGCCAAAGATGTAAAAGTCTCTCCATATATAGCAAATATTCAACAAGATTTAGGCTTGGTAATGCAAAACCGAAATGCATTAACGATTCTTGATGATGGACAGATTAGTTTGCAACATGTGGGGACTTATCGAACATTGATTGGTGAGTTAACCAACTTGAAGCGTCAGAGGAAAGAGACACAAGAAGGGATTTCACCGTTTTGGCTGGAGTTGGAACGAGAGTTATTCAATCAGCCGCAAGCAGATTTAGCGAGACATGTATTTGAAAGTTTGAATCATCAAAATCTGCCTGAAAATTTAGTGGAAGAATTAGCAGATGAATTATATGGCAAAAAAATCTATACCTCTGTTTCTCGAATGGAAAGCTTTTATCGCTGTCAGTATCAGTATTTTTCACGTTTCGGACTAGGATTAAAAGAACGAGATGTCTTCGGCTTATCACCAGCAGCAACCGGCGATTTTTTCCATGAAGCGCTTGATCAGTTTTTTAAATTGCTAATTATGGAAAATAAGCAGTTATCCGAACTGAGTGACCAAGAAGTTAATGAATTTACAGAGAAAATATTGAATGCTGTATTTGGCGAGATAAAATTTTCTATTTTGGATACATCCAATCGTATGAACTATATTCGATATCAATTGGGACAAACAATCAAAAAAGTCAGCTGGGCGTTAAAAAAACAAAGCGAACGTAGTGGTATGAGCACCGTTCAAACAGAAGTATTGTTTGGTCAGTTGGCAAGCCAAAAAGGGATCAAAGGCCTTGAATTGCCTTTAAACAATGGGGGTAATATCAATGTAAGAGGGAAAATCGATCGTCTAGATCAATTAGTGACACCTGGTGGCGTATATCTTGGAGTAGTTGACTATAAATCGAGTCATAAGAAATTCAATATTACAGAAGCATACTATGGTTTAGCTATGCAGATGTTAACTTATTTAGATGTTGCGTTAATGGATGCGGTGAATTTAGTTGGACAAGCAGCTAAACCAGCAGGTTCCTTTTACTTACACGTGCATAATCCAATTTTACCTTACGAAACAGAAGATAAAAAAGAAGGGCAACTATTAAAGAAATTTCAATTTGATGGGTTGTTATTGAATGATCCAGTCCTGCTAGAAAATTTAGATAAGAGTTTACAAGCGAAACAATCATCATTAATTTATCCAATAGAAGAATCAGCGAAAGAGCTAATTAAACCTGGTCGTCGCCAGGAAGATAAATTTGTGACAGAGCCTGAATTGACAGCGTTATTGACACATAATCGTAGTAAATTTATCGAGGCTGGGAATCATATTACTAGTGGTGAAATTGACTTAAACCCAGCCTATCAAGGGAAGGAACGAATTGCTTGTCGTTTTTGCCCATTCAGAAGTGTTTGTAATTTTGATGTGATGTTAAAAGAAAATAACTATAATCGGATTGAAACGTTATCGAAGAATGAAGTGATGAACCGATTGATTGAAACTAATCAAGAAGGAGGCGATATAAATGACTAAAGAGATTCCTTTACGTCCAGAAAATGAACAGTTTACAGATAATCAATGGCAAGCTGTTTTTGATGGGGATGAAAATATCTTAGTCTCAGCTTCTGCTGGTTCTGGTAAAACAACTGTCCTTGTTCGGCGGGTAATTGAAAAGTTGAAAAGTGGTGTCGATATTGATCGACTACTGATCGTGACTTATACAGAAGCAGCAGCGAAAGAGATGAAAGAGCGTATTCAAGTTGCTCTTCAAAAAGCGATCAGTAATGAAAGTGAACAAGCACGTAAACAACACTTTATTAAACAATTAAGTTTATTGCCCACAGCCAATATCAGCACACTGCATGCTTTTTGTTTAACTGTGATTCGTCGTTTTTATTATTTGATTGAAATGGATCCAGTCTTTCGATTGTTAACGGATGAAACCGAGATTCTCTTGTTAAAAGAAGATGTTTGGGATGAGCTTAGAGAAGGTTTCTATGCGGAAGACAGTGAAATGTTTTATCAATTAACCAGTAACTTTTCTAATGATCGTAGTGATGATGGATTAACCCGATTGATATTTTCTCTTTATGATTTCGCCAGAGCGAATCCAGATCCTAAAGAATGGTTGCAACACTTGGCTAGAGCATATCGAGTGGAAGGGAAATTGGGAGATTCCGACTTATTTCAAGAGTTTTTAAAACCGCAAATGATGGAAAGTTTATTACGCTGTGTGGATCGTTATGAAGAAATGATCCGTTTAACAGAAGGAGTAGAAAAACTAGAAAAAATAGTTGATCTTGCTAGAAATGAAAAAGAGTTTACAGAAACGTTTACAAGCCAATTAGCAGATAACGATTTAGAGACTGCTTTTGAGATTTCCAAAACGATTACGTTTGATCGATATCCTAGCATACGGGCGGAAGAAGTAAAAGAACTTGCCGTCCAAGCTAAAAATTTACGTGAACAAAATAAAAAAGCGTTAAACGATATTATAGCAAACTTGTTTACATTATCACCTGATCAAATGAAAAAAATCATGGCACAAGCAGCTCCTATTGTAGAAGAAATGAGCACAGTAGGTGAAGCTTTCATTGATGAATATAGTAAGCAAAAATTAAAAAAAGGTTTAGTTGATTTCAATGATTTAGAACATTTCACTTTAGCGATTTTAGCAAAAAAAATAGAAAATGAATGGGCTGCAACAGAAGCGTCTAATTATTATCGAAATAAATTTGATGAAGTACTGGTTGATGAATATCAAGATATCAATCGATTGCAAGAAACGATTCTTTATTGGTTACGAAAACCATTATCTTCAGATGGAAACTTGTTCATGGTTGGGGATGTAAAACAGTCAATTTATTCGTTTAGATTAGCAGACCCAACGCTTTTCATTGAAAAATATAATCAATATGGTCAAAATAAAGAAGGAAAACGAATCATTTTAGCTGAAAATTTCCGCTCAAGAAAAAATGTTTTGGATTTTACTAACTTAGTTTTTGAACAATTGATGGATGAGAAAGTCGGGCAAATCGCTTATGACCAGGCTGCGAAATTGGTTCATGGATTTGACCAATTTCCTGAAGCTGAAAATTACGATACGGAAATTCTGATTTATGAGAAGAAATCAGAAACCCCAGAAGAACCTCTTTTGCTTGATGGCTCGCAAGTGATTTTAGAAGACAAGACAGAAGGCGAACTGCATATGACAGCGCTCAAAATCAGAGAGCTGATTGATAACCAGTTTTTAGTGTATGATAAGTCGACGAAGAAAAATCGTCCGATTACGTATAAAGATATTGTCTTACTTACGCCGACAAAGAAAAATAATTTAACGATTTTAGAGATATTCAAATTAGCTGGAATTCCGATTCAGGTCAACGATGCGCAAAACTATTTTCAAGCAACAGAAGTACAAACAATGGTGGCTCTTTTACAAATTATTGATAACCCGTATCAAGATATACCTTTGGCTGCAGTGTTGCGTTCTCCGATTGTGGGATTGAAAGAAAATGAATTGGTTACGATCCGTTTGATGGCTAAAAAAAGTTCGTATTACGATGCTTTTTTACTTTTTAATCAAGAAAAAAACGTCAAACAAAATCAGCAAAAACTTCAAGAAAAAACACTGCAATTTGCGGCTTGGTTGGAAAAGTGGCGAGAAATTGCTAGAAGAAATCAATTGGCAACACTGATCTGGGAAATTTATCAGGATACTGCCTATCTAGACTATGTTGGAGGAATGCCTGCTGGCAAGCAAAGACAAGCGAATTTGTATGCGCTAATTGATCGAGCAGCTGGTTATGAACAAACAAGTTTCCGAGGTCTTTTCCAATTTGTTCGCTTTATCGAAAAAATGCAGGAAAAAGATAAAGATTTAGCTGAACCTGTCATTTTAAGCGAAGAAAATGCGGTTCGTGTCATGACGATTCACGCAAGTAAAGGGTTGGAGTTTCCAGTAGTCTTTGTGTTAGATATGACAAAAGAATTTAATCTAGGTGATTTAAATGAACGTTATATTTTTGATGATCGTTTAGGCGTAGGGATTCGTTACCTTGAGCCAAAGGAACGTATGCTCTATGAAACGTTGCCATTTTTAGCGATTAAACAAGCAAAGTTGAAGAAATTACTTTCAGAAGAAATGCGAAAACTTTATGTTGCCCTAACGCGTGCGGAACAAAAACTTTACCTAATCGGCTCTTATAATGACCAAGAAGCAACTTGGAAGGAATGGTTAAAAGTCAGTGATGTTCAAACAAAAAGTCTACCAAGTGAAAACCGGCTACAAGGGAAGAGCAGCTTGATGAACTGGGTTGGAATGAGTTTGATTCGTCATCAGAAAATGGCGGAATATCAAACAGCATTTTTAACTGAACATGTTCCTGGAATTAGTGAACATCCTGCAAGTTTTAGTATAGCCTTTATGACAGATAAAGAAATTCAAGAAAAGTTTGCTGTACTTCAATTTGGTGAAACAGCTTCTGTAAAAGAGGAAAATCACAAAACTGCTCATTCAAAAGAAGTAGAAAAAGGGATCCGTCGTTTAGAGTATAAGTATCCATATCAGTTATCAACACAAACGACGAATTATCAATCGGTATCTGAAATCAAGCGTGTTTTTGAAGACCCTGACAACAAAGAAATTGCTAAAATTGAATTAAATAAAGAAAATACTATTCAACCAACATCCATGATTGTCCATCGAATGAGTGATGGTGAATTGGGTAAACCACGGTTTCTTGAGTCCATCCGTAAACCGTCAGCTGTAGAGATCGGGACAGCAACACATTATCTATTACAGTTATTAGATTTAACAAAAGAACCAACAAAAGAAAGCATTGAACAATTATTG
The DNA window shown above is from Enterococcus sp. 4G2_DIV0659 and carries:
- a CDS encoding PD-(D/E)XK nuclease family protein codes for the protein MSVQFIRGTAEMDLEVELLQASMKWLQKDDKNEVFYLVPNHIKFEQEVSVLKRIKEMQKNDTESIATMRIQVFSFYRLAWYYLQHTQYYSSEALTDAGAAMVFRKILSEKEEALNVFRGEINKAGFIQQLFDLYQEMKAGNIDINELATFLSQEQSESKEQDLQLKIKDIQLIFSEFEQKMSQYGIKSAEIIQYLTEYLETKDLSNVLFVINGYHQFTARELKLLDVLMRRGGEVKISLVLDKKYPNEQPSTMNLFYETGATYYQVYQLARKSAVAILPDHIEKANYLTTNAALQTLETYWAKAQENRPKQQPLLENEGLQFWCAENPKEEINQIAKEIRRLVVEEHYRYQDIQLLTRELDSYETLIAPLFSLHEIPVYLDRDMAMEQHPLVEFIQSLFSIHAYHYRYRDVLRFLRTELFFPMDDPTSVEEWCIQRNEWRKKIDVTENVVLAYGYEGYHWEKKADWRFIRYDFETEEQDDTELIEKESNDVRKMIQQTVPTFFKKIEKAKNGIEAAEYFYHFLVNNGVEKQLMMWRNQAIESGQLEDARNHEQTWEALMTLFDEFVTIYGEDSFDLATFEEVFSSGLEGLRYNKVPTAIDQVQVRALDLARPGQAKVIFAIGLTDQVLPQKFDNKTLLSDEERLVVNDQLDDSQFLLKDTRKSIAKEPFNAYIMFASATEHLYLSYPSVKDTAKDVKVSPYIANIQQDLGLVMQNRNALTILDDGQISLQHVGTYRTLIGELTNLKRQRKETQEGISPFWLELERELFNQPQADLARHVFESLNHQNLPENLVEELADELYGKKIYTSVSRMESFYRCQYQYFSRFGLGLKERDVFGLSPAATGDFFHEALDQFFKLLIMENKQLSELSDQEVNEFTEKILNAVFGEIKFSILDTSNRMNYIRYQLGQTIKKVSWALKKQSERSGMSTVQTEVLFGQLASQKGIKGLELPLNNGGNINVRGKIDRLDQLVTPGGVYLGVVDYKSSHKKFNITEAYYGLAMQMLTYLDVALMDAVNLVGQAAKPAGSFYLHVHNPILPYETEDKKEGQLLKKFQFDGLLLNDPVLLENLDKSLQAKQSSLIYPIEESAKELIKPGRRQEDKFVTEPELTALLTHNRSKFIEAGNHITSGEIDLNPAYQGKERIACRFCPFRSVCNFDVMLKENNYNRIETLSKNEVMNRLIETNQEGGDIND
- the addA gene encoding helicase-exonuclease AddAB subunit AddA gives rise to the protein MTKEIPLRPENEQFTDNQWQAVFDGDENILVSASAGSGKTTVLVRRVIEKLKSGVDIDRLLIVTYTEAAAKEMKERIQVALQKAISNESEQARKQHFIKQLSLLPTANISTLHAFCLTVIRRFYYLIEMDPVFRLLTDETEILLLKEDVWDELREGFYAEDSEMFYQLTSNFSNDRSDDGLTRLIFSLYDFARANPDPKEWLQHLARAYRVEGKLGDSDLFQEFLKPQMMESLLRCVDRYEEMIRLTEGVEKLEKIVDLARNEKEFTETFTSQLADNDLETAFEISKTITFDRYPSIRAEEVKELAVQAKNLREQNKKALNDIIANLFTLSPDQMKKIMAQAAPIVEEMSTVGEAFIDEYSKQKLKKGLVDFNDLEHFTLAILAKKIENEWAATEASNYYRNKFDEVLVDEYQDINRLQETILYWLRKPLSSDGNLFMVGDVKQSIYSFRLADPTLFIEKYNQYGQNKEGKRIILAENFRSRKNVLDFTNLVFEQLMDEKVGQIAYDQAAKLVHGFDQFPEAENYDTEILIYEKKSETPEEPLLLDGSQVILEDKTEGELHMTALKIRELIDNQFLVYDKSTKKNRPITYKDIVLLTPTKKNNLTILEIFKLAGIPIQVNDAQNYFQATEVQTMVALLQIIDNPYQDIPLAAVLRSPIVGLKENELVTIRLMAKKSSYYDAFLLFNQEKNVKQNQQKLQEKTLQFAAWLEKWREIARRNQLATLIWEIYQDTAYLDYVGGMPAGKQRQANLYALIDRAAGYEQTSFRGLFQFVRFIEKMQEKDKDLAEPVILSEENAVRVMTIHASKGLEFPVVFVLDMTKEFNLGDLNERYIFDDRLGVGIRYLEPKERMLYETLPFLAIKQAKLKKLLSEEMRKLYVALTRAEQKLYLIGSYNDQEATWKEWLKVSDVQTKSLPSENRLQGKSSLMNWVGMSLIRHQKMAEYQTAFLTEHVPGISEHPASFSIAFMTDKEIQEKFAVLQFGETASVKEENHKTAHSKEVEKGIRRLEYKYPYQLSTQTTNYQSVSEIKRVFEDPDNKEIAKIELNKENTIQPTSMIVHRMSDGELGKPRFLESIRKPSAVEIGTATHYLLQLLDLTKEPTKESIEQLLAELIQAKIIQENVGAQINIDRILTFYQTNLGQMLLTNPTQVVREQPFSMLLGAKEIIKDYPEQTKDDLLIHGMIDGFIEQEESCILYDYKTDFVKNTENPQEISKIIQRYIGQLNLYRKALAQATNKPVTKVYLVLLSAGIIIDMDSEKIIERMS